Below is a window of Populus trichocarpa isolate Nisqually-1 chromosome 3, P.trichocarpa_v4.1, whole genome shotgun sequence DNA.
atgctattttaaaattttttgggtGTAATCTGAACTGGGTTTTGATTGCTTTCTGTTCTGGtatatatttatagattaaatgCATGTGTACATGGTTGTTCTTGTGTCTTCTTGAGGGTTTTAGCTTGCATTTTAggataaaattctattttatgtgtagaatttagaaaaaaaatcgtGTGTGCACATCAGTTTAAATTGAGATATAGAGCATCTTTGAATTTTGGAATTTAATTTCTCGCACATTctaatccttttgttttgtgtttcctGTCATTGAAGCAAGATTGTAGGAGtcaattttttgttaaagataTCTACTTTAAGTTGCTGTAGCTTTAGAAGAAAAATTGTAAATATCTTTATGGAGGTTTCGAGGATGGTTTGTACTTGTGTTGATTTGGGGTGGATTATTTTGTGTAGAGGTTGATGTTATACTGATTTGTTGTGTAGTACGAATGGAGGAACAGTTTATACTAAGAGTTACACCTTCTATTGCGGAGAAGTTAGATCGACTTTTGAGTGACACTGCTTCTTCTTCTGAAGAACAATCATTGGATTTGTCTTTTTCTGGTGAGAACGTCCTTCCCTTGCATTTTATGATATTCTTGGTTGTTGTTACATGTATAGTACTTTAGGAATTAGGATCTCTATGACAATTGATTCAATCCACAGTGTAGTGCTCCTTAATCGATAATGAGGTTTAGTTTATAACACTAGAAACTTACATTTTGTGATCACTTCATGGTTATGATCCATAAATTTGGCCCATTTGTGCAACCCTTTCAATTTTAACTTTATGGTTtagcaatttaatttatttatttatctaccCTGTGACAAGGCTGTATGAACCAAGTCATACTCTATGCTGCTAAAGATTCTAATGAAAATACATTTGGGGTAGATCTCGTGGTGGTTTCTCGAATTTAGTTTGCTGGGATAGATATATTATCTTGATACAGAAAAATGCCTCTTTTATATGGGGAAGCTATATGTCCTTCAAATGTTATTTCCGGACCTGGGGTGTGATCTTACATTAATCTGGTATTAAGTGCAGGACATGTATCAATTTGGTGTCAGTTTTTCTGTTCCAACAGATGCCTTACTGATAGAACAGTTGATACAATTTTGTATATGAGTTAGCTATCCTTTCCATATGTTGGTCACAAAGATACAATTGTTACTGTCTTAGGTTTAATGTTTCCTATAAGAGAATGATATAGTCACCGCTGCCAGAACAGCATCGCGTCTATTCTCCAGAGCCCTGaaacaacttaatttttctctcccttctttccttattttttctaattcaattttttttattgatatgcAATTCGAATAAGAACAGAGAACATTAAGTGTAGTATGAAATCATTCTTGTTGCTTTGACTAGAGCCTTAGCATACTCATGAACATGGAATATCTTGCTTTGCAGAGGATGGAAGGGGTGGCACATTTGTCATTGGAAACGAACATTTCCCTGCATCTCTCTTGGATCTTCCTTGTGTTGTAGAGTCCTACAAAACGTATGACGATTGTGCGCTAGTTAAAACTGCAGACATTGGTCAAGTATAGCTCTTGTTAACACTTTCAGTTTATAATCTCAAAAGACATTCATTTCTAAGTTGCTGCTATGATGACTTTTTGATTTTGACAGATGATTATGGTTAGAGAAGCAGGTGATACTGTTCCAGATGTGGTGGAGTACAGACATGGGCTCACTCCTCCTATGAGGGATGCTCGAAAGAGAAGATTTCGTAGGGAGCCATACCTCAATGTACGATTGATCTCAATACTTGCAAAACTTTGATGTTGAATCTAAGAATCAAGAACTTTTTTGGACATTTTGAAGTACTATGAGATCAATTGTGTGTTGCAACTGTTATTCTTGTCCTTTCAACCTGCTGCCTTTTCTGACTCTGGTGGTGTTACTTTTGACAGCCCGAGCTTGTACAGCGTGTTGAGAAAGATCTTCTGAACATCATGGCCGGGGGCACAGTCGAAAATGCTGATATCCTTAGTATTATGCatatctttgattttgttttttcagcttAAAGAGAAATAGAAGTTCTTCAGCTTCTAGCAAACCATAGGTTTCACTATTCCGGATTAGCTTACAATCAGGAGTATAAAATTCCTCTCGGTGCACTTATGCATGCTCTTGGCAAAAATGGATTATATATCCATTGCAAAAACAAGAAGCTTGGGGAAGTGTCCCTTACTGGCATGCAGATTATTAAGGATGGTTTTGGCAGCCAGGCAATTGTCGTCTATTCCAATTTGTGTTGCATTCTATGGGACTGCAATGCCAAGCACACGCCCTATGTAATTTGCCAATAACCAAACTTAGCTCATCGGCAACTGCATTAATTGTTGGTACATTGTGttctgaaaatttaatttgattatgttAATTATTAGCAAGGCAAGTGCGCACCACTGCTTTAATGCAACATTCCCCATAGAGAATTTGAGGGTGGCTCATGTTCAGTGGAGTCCCACCAGTAATACAGTATTCTTTGTTTGAATTGTTGAAGGTGTTTATTTAATCATTCAAGTAAATCCTTAACTGAATTCTTACAAGCTGAAGCTAATGAGCAAGAGGAAGACGGTGAACAGAATGCTCGTAAAGCAAATAAGAAACCTGAGCCTGCTCCTGAAGCAAAGCCTGATGTACCAGAAACAACAGCTAATGCAGAAGAACCTGAGAGAAGTGATTCAGATGAGTCCGATGATTCGATGTAATGGGATGTCTTATAATTTGCCTCCTATGTCGAGAAATGGTGAATGTGATTAATCCAGCTTGTATTTTAATGTTGTGTGTGTTTATGGCACGCAATGTACTGGCCTCCAATCATCCTTTGTTACTTGCTTAGCcactttgccttttttttacttataaattgCCTGTACTTTTTGTAgtttctattgtttttattaaaatactgaATGAGTACTACTACATAATATTATCAGTATTAAATCCTCCCTGTGCTTCCTAGAAGACAGCAGAATGAAAACAAGGAAATCTATGATGAGGTTCAATGCTGGTGGCCAGCATTGGGCTTCATAAGAATATACTCCATGGTCTAGGAAGCTGGTGACCTTATGCAAACACCAAAGATTTTGTGGTTTTGCCAATCTGGGCCTGGTTCCACTTTTGTCTGCTTATGAATTGGACTAGGGTATTAGCAGTTGCACCGCAACTGGATTCAATGGCCACATCCATAGCGGGTGAAATCATCACCCCTGCCAGCAGAAAAGCTTTGTAATCCTCAGGATTGCAACTAGAAAATTTCACTGAGAAAAACTCTACGCTAGAAGGCAGCCTCGGATCTGAGATCAATCTAATAATCTTGTTATGACATTTATGAACAAGACACTAACAAGGTCTGCTCAGCCAGCTAACTCTCTTGGCTTGCATGCTGGATAATCGGGATCTTGTATTCTCAAACTTTCTTATCAATTTTCTTGTGCCCCACTCCCCCAACTGAACAGGTTATTGGATTAAATGCCAGATCTGATTCTCCGTAGTACCAATGCAGCTGCTGCCCTTGCTGTCCTTTTGAAATTTGTTCGCCCACTTTTTGCCACTAGCCTTTGACATTTGGAGAAGTGTATAACAAGGAGCACACTCTACAGTCCACACCATAATTATAAGACCAACTTGAGGCGTCAGCCGACCTATGAGTTGAGTATATTGATTTGTGGATCCATAGGTTAACTTAacttatgagtttttttataaaaaaaaaccttgaaaaacattattttaataaaaaaaagttttgacgTAAAACTCGGCATAAGACTCTAGATCAGCGGGTAAACAAGTTGGCTCAACAGTTCTAGCCAGGTGTTACAACTATTGTCTACACAACATGATTGTTCACATGGCATTAAGCCTACCGCAAACAATATATCTATGCCAAGTCTTGAGAATTCAATGCTGCAAACATGCCCTCCTAGCTAGCTCGTGATTTTCCATGCAGATAAAACAATGCAGTAATGCTATGGATTTGGGAATAATTGGTGGGGTTTTTGGCGATGCCAGCTTGCTTCAGTAGGTATGGTTTGATAAGGATTTGAACACAAAGCACAAAGCAAAAGGCACATCGTTTCCTGAGGACATTTTAACTTCCCATCTGATGATATCCCaccaaatttgaattgaaaaggtAGTCCTTTGTCGAGgagataataaaatatagatggTCAACTGGTGCTATGCTGTGCCTGGGCAGGCAAAAGGCAagcaggcaggcaggcaggcaaAAGGCATAGGTcagcttgtatttttttaaggattctGAAGAAGTGTCCCAGTCAAGCCCCATTAGCTATGATGTGCCACACTACGGAGTTACTGTCACAGTGGATGTATAATGCAAGACGCAGCCATTAGAGAGTGTGATGGTGGATCAAAAGCAATCTATGGACCCTCCATTTCTCTTGTTGGGTCAAATGTTTTTGTTGTATTACTTTAATTAGAGTAAAGGGTGGATGATAGATCGTTTgtcatataaaagaaaatattgtgcGAGGCAACG
It encodes the following:
- the LOC7463581 gene encoding transcription initiation factor TFIID subunit 7, producing the protein MEEQFILRVTPSIAEKLDRLLSDTASSSEEQSLDLSFSEDGRGGTFVIGNEHFPASLLDLPCVVESYKTYDDCALVKTADIGQMIMVREAGDTVPDVVEYRHGLTPPMRDARKRRFRREPYLNPELVQRVEKDLLNIMAGGTVENAEAEANEQEEDGEQNARKANKKPEPAPEAKPDVPETTANAEEPERSDSDESDDSM